The following coding sequences lie in one Marinobacter antarcticus genomic window:
- a CDS encoding shikimate kinase, which produces MPSPLNNVVLIGMPGSGKSTVGVVLAKAAALAFVDTDLLIQSHAGESLQSIVDNNGYEALRSVEEQVLCNLDVTGHVIATGGSAVYSERAMQHLKRNSVIVFLDISLATMRQRIGDFSLRGISKRPDQTLEELFAERRVLYTRYADLVVRGEHKTQDQVCEEIRREAC; this is translated from the coding sequence ATGCCATCGCCGCTGAATAATGTTGTATTGATTGGTATGCCGGGCTCAGGCAAGAGTACCGTAGGCGTTGTGCTGGCCAAGGCCGCCGCGTTGGCTTTCGTAGATACGGATTTGTTGATTCAATCACACGCGGGCGAAAGCTTGCAAAGCATTGTTGATAATAACGGCTACGAGGCGTTGCGCAGTGTTGAGGAACAAGTGCTGTGCAACCTGGATGTGACTGGCCACGTTATTGCGACCGGAGGGAGCGCAGTTTACAGCGAGCGTGCGATGCAGCATCTCAAGCGCAACAGTGTGATCGTGTTTTTGGATATTTCTCTGGCGACGATGCGCCAGCGCATTGGTGACTTCAGCCTGAGAGGCATTTCCAAACGCCCAGACCAAACACTGGAAGAACTATTTGCCGAGCGGCGAGTACTATACACCCGCTACGCCGATCTGGTTGTTCGCGGCGAGCACAAAACCCAGGATCAGGTGTGTGAAGAGATTCGCAGAGAGGCTTGCTAA